A single window of Micrococcaceae bacterium Sec5.1 DNA harbors:
- a CDS encoding pyridoxamine 5'-phosphate oxidase family protein gives MTNSTSGDNTPNTPATEVLETNECWELLRGVSVGRLAVWVDNHPDIFPVNYKVDHGTMVFRTGEGTKLHAALGDAPVAIEADGVDAETGVAWSVVVKGQASAVKLTQDVLDTIGLLLFPWEAGQKDQFIRIVPSDVSGRRFKVTPPATWWTPLDDAPTARGE, from the coding sequence ATGACCAACTCAACGTCTGGCGACAACACCCCCAATACCCCCGCCACTGAAGTCCTGGAGACCAACGAATGCTGGGAACTCCTCCGTGGAGTTTCCGTGGGTCGGCTTGCCGTGTGGGTGGATAATCACCCGGACATCTTTCCGGTGAATTACAAGGTGGACCACGGGACCATGGTTTTCCGCACGGGGGAGGGCACCAAGCTTCATGCCGCCCTTGGTGACGCTCCCGTTGCGATCGAGGCTGACGGTGTGGATGCGGAAACCGGAGTGGCCTGGAGCGTGGTGGTCAAAGGGCAAGCTTCCGCCGTGAAGCTGACGCAGGATGTGCTGGATACCATTGGCCTCCTCCTGTTTCCTTGGGAAGCGGGGCAAAAGGACCAGTTCATCCGCATTGTTCCATCAGACGTATCCGGGCGCCGCTTCAAGGTGACGCCGCCCGCGACCTGGTGGACCCCGCTGGATGATGCACCAACCGCCAGGGGCGAGTAA
- a CDS encoding GntR family transcriptional regulator, translating into MKGSLTVAEATPETGNGRDDEARAEQVYQLVLEGIVTGTFAQGGRLRERELSDMYGVSRIPVREAIQRLEQDGFVATFPRRGAVVRQLTLTDVNELFDVRLCLETFAARMAATRVAEGHSAGRLEELMEASNAAIDEDRADDVTLISAELHAEIVRLSGNRLLIESVKPLFGRMRWIFGLAHNRSNELQRDEHKELCNAILKGRPDLAYSLAYTHIELGREPVLAGLAETLEP; encoded by the coding sequence ATGAAGGGAAGTTTGACAGTGGCTGAGGCGACGCCGGAAACCGGGAATGGCCGCGATGACGAGGCCCGCGCGGAACAGGTCTACCAACTGGTGTTGGAGGGGATCGTCACGGGCACCTTCGCGCAGGGTGGGCGCCTGCGCGAACGGGAACTGTCCGACATGTACGGCGTCTCACGGATCCCGGTCCGTGAAGCCATTCAACGCCTGGAGCAGGACGGCTTCGTGGCCACCTTCCCGCGCCGCGGCGCCGTGGTCCGGCAACTCACACTCACCGACGTCAACGAGCTCTTCGACGTTCGCCTTTGCCTGGAAACGTTCGCCGCGAGGATGGCTGCCACCCGCGTTGCCGAAGGCCATTCCGCAGGTCGGCTCGAGGAACTGATGGAAGCCTCCAATGCCGCCATCGACGAGGACCGCGCAGACGACGTCACTCTGATCAGTGCCGAGCTGCACGCCGAGATCGTGCGTCTCTCCGGCAACAGGCTGCTGATTGAGTCCGTGAAGCCGCTCTTCGGCCGCATGCGCTGGATTTTCGGATTGGCACACAACCGCAGCAACGAACTCCAACGGGACGAACACAAAGAGCTGTGCAACGCCATCCTGAAAGGCCGGCCGGACCTGGCCTACTCACTGGCGTACACGCACATTGAGCTCGGCCGGGAACCCGTCCTGGCAGGCCTCGCGGAGACTCTGGAGCCCTGA